DNA sequence from the Pedobacter schmidteae genome:
CCAGTGTAATTTCAACGATCGCGATTCTTTAAAAGCTTTTTGTGAAAAAGTAAAAGCGGATCATCCGGTAATAGACATTCTGGTAAATAATGCCGGTACCATTCTGAGAAAACCGATTGCCGAGCACCCGGACGAGTTTTGGGATGAGGTGGTTGCGGTAAACCAGACTGCACCTTTTATCCTGACCAGAGAAATTGGCCGCGATATGGTTGCCAGAGGGAGTGGAAAAATCATTTTTACCGCTTCACTGCTGACTTTCCAGGGCGGTATCACTGTTCCGGGATATGCGGCTAGTAAAGGTGCCATTGGCCAGTTGACCAAAGCTTTTGCCAACGAATGGGCTGCGAAAGGTGTAAATGTAAATGCCATTGCACCTGGTTACATCTCTACAGATAACACTACAGCTTTAAGGGCTGATGAAAACCGTAGTCGTTCTATCATGGAACGTATTCCGGCAGGCAGATGGGGCGAAGCAGAAGATTTCAAGGGACCGGTTTTGTTCCTGGCTTCCGACGCGTCGAACTATATGCATGGAACGGTAATGACTGTAGACGGTGGATGGATGGGTAGGTAAACAACTTTCATTTGTATCAATATTTAAAAGCAGGCCGTAAAAAGTCTGCTTTTTTTTATATTCGGGAAATCTCTGCTAACCATACTGAATATATGGTTGTTGAGTATGAACCAAACCACACAAAAACAAATGAAACAATCTTTATTATTTAGCTTTTTTATGCTGATGGGTGCAGGCATCGTACTTGCACAAGAAAAAACAGTTTACAAAACCTGGAATCCGGCAAAAGATCAGACCAGTGTAATCGGGGGGCAGGGTTGGCACAGTGGCATCCAGAATTTTTACGACCGCCTGCCTGAAAAAGCAGAAGCAGCAGTACGCAAACCGGTGTGGAACCTTTCAAAAAACAGTGCGGGGCTCAATATTCGTTTCAAATCGGATGCCCGTGAAATTATTGTGAAATATGGGGTTTCGGGATCTATTCAAATGCCGCATATGCCTGCTACAGGGGTAAGCGGAGTGGACCTGTATGCGCAAAATACCGACGGAAAATGGGTGTGGGCACGGGGTAAATATACTTTCGGAGATACCATTACCTATCATTTTACAAATATTGAGACTGCCAGTGCCTCGGCGCGTGAGTATACCTTGTACCTGCCGCTGTACAATTCTGTAAAATGGATGGAAATTAGTGTGCCCGAGCAAAACTTTTTTACACCGCTTCCGGTTTCAACCAAAAAGCCGATTGTAGTTTATGGTACTTCCATTGCGCAGGGAGGTTGTGCCAGTCGGCCGGGATTGGCCTGGACATCTATCCTTAGCCGTAAACTGAGCCGCCCTATAGTAAACCTTGCTTTCTCGGGTAATGGTCGCCTGGAAAAAGAGGTGTTTGAACTGCTACCTGAAATTGACGCCAGCTTATACGTGTTGGATTGCTTGCCAAATCTGACCGGAACTGATTTTAGCAATGAAGAAATTATCAAACGCCTGGAGGCTACAGTTGCTCATTTGCAGCAAAAGAGACCAGGTGTGCCGATTTTACTGACCGAGCATGATGGCTATACAGATGAAGGAATAAATCCGGTTAGCCGGAAATCGTACCAAAGGGTAAATGCAGCCCTGAATACTGCTTTTGCCAAATTAAAGGCCAATGGCGTAAAACAAATCTATTTACTCTCCAAAGCTGCCATCAATCAGGATATTGAAAGTACAGTAGATGGAACTCATCCCAATGATATTGGTATGCTGCATTATGCAGAAGCGTATGATAAGTTGATCAGGAAGTTTAATTTGTAAGCCATACCCGGCTTACAAATTACTTTCTATAGCTCCAATCTTTTCCTTATAAAGTTCAACGGGACCATCAAGCAACACGGCTATAACCGTAAGCGTAGGGTCTAGTCTGTCTTCCGGTACCGGAATGTAAACAATTCCCGGAACAGCACTCCAGTATAGCTTGTTGTATATTTTATGAGGTAGCATGGTTCCTTCACCAACTATCCTGATGCGGTTGATTTTATTTTTTATACCTTTCAATGCAATGGGGCCGCTTGGCTTACCTTCTACAAAAAGATATAAGGTTTGTTTGTCGGCCGATAAGACACTGGCTCCCTGATAATGTCCTTCAGGTAATCCCTTTCCTGTTTTGTACAGGCTTTCTGCATTTTTGCAAACCCAGTTATAGCCTTCAGGTGTCAATATCTTTTTTCCTTCTTCAAAGCCGATACCATCGGCCGCAAGTCCGGTAGTTAAAAATGGATTGTTGCCTGAATGGAGCGCTGCGGCCAGTTTCATCAGTTTCAGTGAGGTGTTTTCTTTTTTTCCGGCCGACAGATCCTTAATATCGAAGGCGTTTTGCGGCTGTGGTTCTAAATTTACCGGATCCTTAAAGCTCAATGCGATTACGGTAACATCTTCATCCGTTGCAGCGGCAGGCACGCTCATTAACAGGTTACTTCCCTGGCGTGAAAACGCTACTTTTTCAGTTGATCCGATTACGCGGACCGATTGTGGTGCCGTTCCAATGCCACATAGCATGAGTTGTTCGCCTGATCTTGTTTTCCAGTCCGAATAAAGATAAAGTGTTTTCCCATCTTTTGATAAAGCCGTTTTGCCACTGAAATGCCAGGCAGGAATACCTGCCCGGGTACCGTATATGGCTTCAGTATGTTTGCTGGTCCAGCGGCCTAGTCCTTTCAGGATGTTTACCTGTTCGGTCGGAATAGTGCCATCGGCTTTTGGCCCGATGTCGAGTAATAAATTTCCACCCATACTGATACAATCAACCAATGTTCTGATGATCATATTTGGTGATTTGTATTGTTCATCATAAGGCTGATATCCCCAGGAGTCGTTCATGGTGTAACAAAGCTCCCAATAATCGCTTTCCGGTTTTAGCACCGGAATTCCTTGTTCTGGGGTTTCGTAATCGCCATGATGGTTTAGCCGCGAATTGATGATGATGTTGGGGTTGTATTTTTTTAAGTTTTTTAAAACCTGGGCGCTTTGCCATTCCTTGTCATTGTGCTCCCAGTCGCCATCAAACCAGATCAAATCCGGTTTAAAATTGGCCGATACTTCATTTAACTGGGTATGAAAATAGTTGACAAATTTATTCCAGCGTTGAGGCTCCTCTGCCAGTTTATATCTTTTTCGCTCGCGGGTAAAAACGTCATAATCGGCGTGGCTCCAATCGGGTAAAGAAAAATAGATGCCGGTTTTTAAGCCCGACTTTTTTAACTCCTTTACAAAGGGGCTAATGAGGTCCCTTTTTGCAGCGCTGTTTTTTATAGTGGTGGTAGCACCTTCAGCTTTTGTGTCCCAAAGCGAAATTCCATCGTGATGTTTGCTGGTGATGATCGAATATTTTGCACCACTTTCCTTAATCAGTTTAACCCATTCCTGAGGCTGGTAATTACGGGCATTAAAACCTTGCAATTGTTTCATGTAACTGTCGTGACTCAGGTAATTATTGAAAAAAGACCAGGATTCGGAAATGCCATTAACCGAATAAATGCCCCAGTGGATAAAAATGCCCAGTTTAGCATCTTTAAACCACTCCATTTTTTTAGCTTTTTCTAAAGGGTTTTCTTTTGTTGTTTCCTGAGCCGAAAGTTTAACAGTAAGGGATAAAAAAAAAGAAAACAATAAGATTTTGGATTTCATCAGGAATATTCGTTTTGTGTGTTATTTGTGCAGGTACGACTTTTGGTAGGATAATGGACTCTGTCCGGTAATAATTTTAAAATGTTTATGAAAGCTGGCAAAGTTGTGAAAACCACTTTCGTAACAAATCTGCTTTACATTGAGGCTGTCTTCTATCAATAGTTTACAGGCATGCCCAACCCTTATTTCACTTATAAATTGCGTGTACGTTTTTCGGGTACGTGTTTTAAAATAGCGACAGAAAGAATTGGGGCTGATATTGGCAACAGCTGCCATTTCTTCCATTTGAATTTTTCTTTTAAAATGCGTTAACGAATAATTGTAAATGGCATTGATCCTGTCATTTTCCGTTTCTTCAAAATTATTGCGGAAACCCATTGACGATAAGGATTTTTCTTTGGTGCTGCTTTCAATAGCCAGCAAGGCCTCCATCAGCAAAATAATTCTTTGCGAACCCGTAGCCTCCAGAATTTCTTCCATCAAGGCGCCAATGCGTTCCTTTTTTTCGTCTATAATTTGAATGCCTCGTTGGGCTTTCTCCAACGTTAGTTTTATTCCTTTGTTTTCCGGCAAATTTAGAAAATGATTGCCCCAAAAGGTTTCACAAAAATGAACCACCACCACATCTGCATGGTTTTCCTGGTCATCATTAAAATAGTGCTCGTCAAATTTCCAGTAATGAGGCAAGTGCGCACCTACAAGCACAATATCGCCCGAACTGAAACGTTTGATGTTATCACCAATAAACTGTGTACCACTACCTTTTTTAAAATAAATCAATTCCACTTCCGCATGATAATGCCAGCGGTTGTTGATGTAAGGAACTTTATCTCTCCTGGCGCTAAAAGAATTGACCAGGTTATTGGAAACTTTGAGCAGTTGAGGTTTCATATGTATTTGGTTAGGCGATCAAATAAATGTAGAAAAATGTTTTATAAATACTATTTATGTGCCAAAATTACTAGTTATTATGCCAATTTCGCTTAATGTTTTGAGGAAAAAGGGTCGAGCAGGTACTTATTTATTTCCTGCTGTAACTTATACTATATCTAAGTATCTAACGTTTTTAATTGCTGTACCTTATATTAATGCTTAGATCAACTACCCGCGGAACAATTTTATTACTGTTATTGATTAGCCTTTTTGCCACGCAGCAGTTAAAGGCACAAATGAAAAGAGTAGTTACGGGAACTGTTCAGGACAGCACCAATCTGCCCATCCCAAGTGCACATGTTCGTTTAATTAGCGGTAAAGATACCCTAAACAGGAGTGCCGATAACGAAGGAAGATTTTCCTTTAGTGGCATCAGTAGTCCGAATTTTGATATCCTGATCAGGGGAATTGGCTATAAAGCATTTTCAGGTTCCTATACTTTTGATGCCAAACAGACTGAATTTGCATTGGATGCGATAGTGCTGAAAGCCGAAACCCAGATGTTGAATGAAGTGGTGATTAATGGTAAAATCAGACCGATAAGGGTGATGAAAGATACTATAGAATACAATGCTGGGGCATATGTGGTTCGGGAAAATGATCATGTAGAGGATTTGCTAAAGCAGCTGCCCGGGATGGAGGTGGATGAAAAAGGCAAGGTGACCAGCCTGGGCAAAGAGCTGACAAAGATCAGGGTAAACGGAAAAGATTTTTTTACGGGAAATGTAAAGGAGTTTATCAAGCAATTGCCGGCCGATATATTTTCTCATTTGCAGGTAATTGACGATTACGGAGATGAGGCTAATTTTACCGGAATTAAAGTAGGTGAGCCCAAAAAGATACTGAACCTGGTAACTAAACCAGACCGAAATAAAGGTCGGTTTGGAAGTGCAGGAGGAAGTGCAGGTACCAATAAAAGGTACGGGCTGAATGTTGTAGGAAATATGTGGGAGGGAGATCAGCAGATTGGCCTTAATAGTTTTTTGAGTAATGCCAATAACAGCGGCGGACAGAGCCGGGATTTTTCTTTGGGGGCCAATATCAGGAAGCCATTAGCCAAGGGATTAAGCATGAGTGGAGGATATACTTTTAATCAAAACCGAAGCGAAAATGAAAGACAGAGCTATATAGAAACGGTGAATGAATTGGGAACCATTTATAATGACAGTTTTAACCGGTCTAAACAAAGCGGCGGCAACCATAACCTGAACCTGGATATCAATGGGATGCTGCTGAAAAATTATTTCAATGCTTCGATAAATGGAAGTTTGTCTAGCAACAGTTCGGTAAATCATTCTTCCTCCCTGCAAACCGGAGTGATAAAACAAGACCTGATTAACGACAATGGCGTTTCCGGTAACAGTCCGGGCCTAAGCGCAAATTTAGCCTGGGGTAAAAAGTTTGGTAAAAAAAGAAAGCGCACGGTGTTGATGAATTTTAATACCAATCTGAATAAAACCAATAACAACGAAGATATTACCACCACAACCAGTTATTACGATAAAATAACGGGTGATTTGGTAAAAGACTCGCTGCTGAATAGAATTGTGGATACCAGGAACGTTAGCAACAGCTTTAATGCCGGTTTCAGTTTTAGCGAACCTTTGACCAGGGCCGATGATACCGTAAAAAGAAAATCGATAGATGTTAACTATGCCGTTACCTTAACTTCTACGCATAATAACCTGCAAACAAATGTGCGGGACAAGTTGGGCCAGGCCCACTATGTAGATTCATTGAGTAATATTTACACTTCTCTGTTCATCAATCAGAACCTGCGTTTAAGTTACCGTTACAATGCCAAAAAGTTTGATTATAGTATTGGTGTAAGCGCACAGCCCAGCACGCTTACCGGAAGTTATGAGGGAAGGGATGATAAAGTGCGGCAGAATACTTTAAATTTCAGTCCTACCGCCGATGCCAGGTTTTTGCTAAGTCAAAGCCAGTCTGTAAATTTTAGTTATAACGGGTATACAAATGCACCCAGTTTTGAACAGCTTCGCCCGGTTCCCGATACCAGGAACCTACAGAATGTGATTATCGGTAACCCGGATTTAAAAACCGCCTTTACCCATTCGGTGAATCTCAGTTACCGGTTATTTGGCAGCACTACTGGCAGGGCATTACAAATAGGCTTCAATGGAAATGTGATTCAAAACCAGGTGGCCAGTAATGTTATCCTTATTCCTGATACCTTAAATGGCCTTAAGCAGGAAACACGTTTCGAAAATGCAAACGGCAATTACAATTTTGGGAGCAATTATTCCCTCTCGCTACCTTTTGCCAAAAGAAAATATAGTTTGTCGGCCAATGGAAACCTGGGGTATACCAATGCCGTTGTGTTTACAGACAATGTAAAGAACTTTAACAGCGGAATTAATTTTAGTCAGTCGGTACAAGCCAGCATGAACACCAAAAAGCTGTCGATGAGTACGGCTGTAAATTATAGTTATAGTGTAAATGATTACTCGCTGGCCACTGTGAAATCCAGAAATATAGAAAACTGGTCCTTTAGCTTACAATCGAGAGTGGTGGCCTCCAAATTTTTGTCGGCCAATGTCACTGCTACCAAAAGAATAAACAATGGTTATGCGCTCAATTCCACCAATCCACTATTGATCGGGGCAAGTATTGATACCTTTTTCTTAAAAAACCGGATGGCCACGTTATCCCTTCAGGCCAATGATCTGCTGAATCAGGGAAATACACTGGATAGGGTAGTAGATAACAACTCGATTATCGACAGCAGAAGTAATCAGGTTACCCGGTATATTGTCATGAATTTTTCGATGAGGCTACAAAATTTTGGTGGGAAGAAAAAGAGTTGAAAAAAGTGTGTTTAAACTTTCATTTATTAAAAAAGATAATTACATTTGAGCTTACCCTTTCGAGGGTATGTTTTTCATAGGTAGATGTAGGGTCGAAAATTAATTTTCGGCCCTTTTTTATTTCCCCTCTTCCGTATCTTTACAAAACTATGCGTCAGAAAAAAAAAATCATTGTTGCGGTTACAGGGGCCAGTGGGTCGGTTTATGCTAAGTTGTTGCTGGATAATCTGTTATTGTTGGGTGATCAGATTGAGCAGGTCGGAGTAGTCATGT
Encoded proteins:
- a CDS encoding SDR family oxidoreductase, whose protein sequence is MAIFDLFNLKGKIALVTGCKRGIGKAMAEALAEAGADIIGVSANLELSGSDVEVAVKGLGRQFYAYQCNFNDRDSLKAFCEKVKADHPVIDILVNNAGTILRKPIAEHPDEFWDEVVAVNQTAPFILTREIGRDMVARGSGKIIFTASLLTFQGGITVPGYAASKGAIGQLTKAFANEWAAKGVNVNAIAPGYISTDNTTALRADENRSRSIMERIPAGRWGEAEDFKGPVLFLASDASNYMHGTVMTVDGGWMGR
- a CDS encoding SGNH/GDSL hydrolase family protein — protein: MKQSLLFSFFMLMGAGIVLAQEKTVYKTWNPAKDQTSVIGGQGWHSGIQNFYDRLPEKAEAAVRKPVWNLSKNSAGLNIRFKSDAREIIVKYGVSGSIQMPHMPATGVSGVDLYAQNTDGKWVWARGKYTFGDTITYHFTNIETASASAREYTLYLPLYNSVKWMEISVPEQNFFTPLPVSTKKPIVVYGTSIAQGGCASRPGLAWTSILSRKLSRPIVNLAFSGNGRLEKEVFELLPEIDASLYVLDCLPNLTGTDFSNEEIIKRLEATVAHLQQKRPGVPILLTEHDGYTDEGINPVSRKSYQRVNAALNTAFAKLKANGVKQIYLLSKAAINQDIESTVDGTHPNDIGMLHYAEAYDKLIRKFNL
- a CDS encoding alpha-L-fucosidase; this translates as MKSKILLFSFFLSLTVKLSAQETTKENPLEKAKKMEWFKDAKLGIFIHWGIYSVNGISESWSFFNNYLSHDSYMKQLQGFNARNYQPQEWVKLIKESGAKYSIITSKHHDGISLWDTKAEGATTTIKNSAAKRDLISPFVKELKKSGLKTGIYFSLPDWSHADYDVFTRERKRYKLAEEPQRWNKFVNYFHTQLNEVSANFKPDLIWFDGDWEHNDKEWQSAQVLKNLKKYNPNIIINSRLNHHGDYETPEQGIPVLKPESDYWELCYTMNDSWGYQPYDEQYKSPNMIIRTLVDCISMGGNLLLDIGPKADGTIPTEQVNILKGLGRWTSKHTEAIYGTRAGIPAWHFSGKTALSKDGKTLYLYSDWKTRSGEQLMLCGIGTAPQSVRVIGSTEKVAFSRQGSNLLMSVPAAATDEDVTVIALSFKDPVNLEPQPQNAFDIKDLSAGKKENTSLKLMKLAAALHSGNNPFLTTGLAADGIGFEEGKKILTPEGYNWVCKNAESLYKTGKGLPEGHYQGASVLSADKQTLYLFVEGKPSGPIALKGIKNKINRIRIVGEGTMLPHKIYNKLYWSAVPGIVYIPVPEDRLDPTLTVIAVLLDGPVELYKEKIGAIESNL
- a CDS encoding AraC family transcriptional regulator, with product MKPQLLKVSNNLVNSFSARRDKVPYINNRWHYHAEVELIYFKKGSGTQFIGDNIKRFSSGDIVLVGAHLPHYWKFDEHYFNDDQENHADVVVVHFCETFWGNHFLNLPENKGIKLTLEKAQRGIQIIDEKKERIGALMEEILEATGSQRIILLMEALLAIESSTKEKSLSSMGFRNNFEETENDRINAIYNYSLTHFKRKIQMEEMAAVANISPNSFCRYFKTRTRKTYTQFISEIRVGHACKLLIEDSLNVKQICYESGFHNFASFHKHFKIITGQSPLSYQKSYLHK
- a CDS encoding TonB-dependent receptor, producing the protein MLRSTTRGTILLLLLISLFATQQLKAQMKRVVTGTVQDSTNLPIPSAHVRLISGKDTLNRSADNEGRFSFSGISSPNFDILIRGIGYKAFSGSYTFDAKQTEFALDAIVLKAETQMLNEVVINGKIRPIRVMKDTIEYNAGAYVVRENDHVEDLLKQLPGMEVDEKGKVTSLGKELTKIRVNGKDFFTGNVKEFIKQLPADIFSHLQVIDDYGDEANFTGIKVGEPKKILNLVTKPDRNKGRFGSAGGSAGTNKRYGLNVVGNMWEGDQQIGLNSFLSNANNSGGQSRDFSLGANIRKPLAKGLSMSGGYTFNQNRSENERQSYIETVNELGTIYNDSFNRSKQSGGNHNLNLDINGMLLKNYFNASINGSLSSNSSVNHSSSLQTGVIKQDLINDNGVSGNSPGLSANLAWGKKFGKKRKRTVLMNFNTNLNKTNNNEDITTTTSYYDKITGDLVKDSLLNRIVDTRNVSNSFNAGFSFSEPLTRADDTVKRKSIDVNYAVTLTSTHNNLQTNVRDKLGQAHYVDSLSNIYTSLFINQNLRLSYRYNAKKFDYSIGVSAQPSTLTGSYEGRDDKVRQNTLNFSPTADARFLLSQSQSVNFSYNGYTNAPSFEQLRPVPDTRNLQNVIIGNPDLKTAFTHSVNLSYRLFGSTTGRALQIGFNGNVIQNQVASNVILIPDTLNGLKQETRFENANGNYNFGSNYSLSLPFAKRKYSLSANGNLGYTNAVVFTDNVKNFNSGINFSQSVQASMNTKKLSMSTAVNYSYSVNDYSLATVKSRNIENWSFSLQSRVVASKFLSANVTATKRINNGYALNSTNPLLIGASIDTFFLKNRMATLSLQANDLLNQGNTLDRVVDNNSIIDSRSNQVTRYIVMNFSMRLQNFGGKKKS